Genomic DNA from Planktothrix sp. FACHB-1365:
GCACGAGATTATGAAACTCTAGTTCGTACAGCAGCCAGCCAAGGGGTTAACTTAATCATTTCCGGTGCCGGTTTGCCTCTCCAGCTACCGGAATATACCGCCGACTATCCAGAGGTTACTCAACAGTGTAAGTTTTGTTGACAAATGCTAATGTATGCTATAGTTTAAGACATGGCATACATACCACTCAGGAAAGCGGTCGAATTTCTGGGTCTACATCCAAATACGTTGAGAAAATATGCCGATGAAGGGAAAATCAAAAGCATCAAAAACCCGGCAGGGCAAAGACT
This window encodes:
- a CDS encoding MerR family DNA-binding transcriptional regulator; amino-acid sequence: MAYIPLRKAVEFLGLHPNTLRKYADEGKIKSIKNPAGQRL